In a single window of the Nocardioides sp. L-11A genome:
- a CDS encoding ABC transporter substrate-binding protein, which yields MRRPLAALTATASVLALSACGLNATEKSAEGGSGPYPLTVENCGAEVTFDAAPEQVVLLKSAAVPYLAPLGVLDRVTARAGEYPRDYYDDATWSALEDIPALTGKTDTSGHLLVSKEVVIDQEPDLVLGEIDNLSRDTLGAVGIPLIEEPAMCAAGIDEPGFDDIVDQMTTYGKIFDRPDEAAAAAASIEERVAALTAAPDSERRTAAVLYPTVGGGVTYAYGTRSMAHPILEAAGFENVFADTDERVFEVTPEELIGRDPDVLILLYSAGDPAKVAEAVTSLPGAQSIAAVRDDHLMPLLFNYVEPPTPLALDGLEQIRTRFGS from the coding sequence ATGCGCCGCCCCCTCGCCGCCCTCACCGCGACCGCCTCGGTGCTCGCGCTGTCCGCCTGCGGCCTGAACGCGACCGAGAAGTCCGCCGAGGGCGGCTCCGGCCCCTACCCGCTGACCGTCGAGAACTGCGGCGCCGAGGTCACCTTCGACGCCGCACCCGAGCAGGTGGTGCTGCTCAAGAGCGCCGCGGTGCCGTACCTGGCCCCGCTTGGCGTCCTCGACCGGGTCACCGCCCGGGCGGGGGAGTACCCGCGCGACTACTACGACGACGCCACCTGGTCCGCGCTGGAGGACATCCCCGCGCTCACCGGCAAGACCGACACCTCCGGCCACCTGCTGGTCTCCAAGGAGGTGGTGATCGACCAGGAGCCCGACCTCGTGCTCGGCGAGATCGACAACCTGAGCCGGGACACCCTGGGGGCCGTCGGGATCCCGTTGATCGAGGAGCCCGCGATGTGCGCGGCGGGGATCGACGAGCCCGGCTTCGACGACATCGTCGACCAGATGACGACCTACGGGAAGATCTTCGACCGCCCCGACGAGGCGGCGGCCGCCGCCGCGTCGATCGAGGAGCGGGTGGCCGCGCTGACGGCCGCGCCGGACAGCGAGCGGCGCACCGCCGCCGTGCTCTACCCGACCGTCGGCGGCGGGGTCACCTACGCCTACGGCACCCGCAGCATGGCGCACCCGATCCTCGAGGCCGCGGGCTTCGAGAACGTCTTCGCCGACACCGACGAGCGGGTCTTCGAGGTCACGCCCGAGGAGCTGATCGGGCGCGACCCCGACGTGTTGATCCTGCTGTACAGCGCCGGCGACCCCGCGAAGGTCGCGGAGGCGGTCACCTCGCTGCCCGGCGCGCAGAGCATCGCCGCGGTCCGCGACGACCACCTGATGCCGCTGCTCTTCAACTACGTCGAGCCGCCGACCCCGCTCGCGCTCGACGGGCTCGAGCAGATCCGGACGAGGTTCGGCTCATGA
- the secA gene encoding preprotein translocase subunit SecA gives MPVIIDKLLRIGEGKILRQLEGIAKAVNAIEDDFKAMSDDELRGMTDEFRKRLSEGEDLDDIMPEAFATVREAARRVLGQRHFDVQIMGGAALHMGNIAEMKTGEGKTLVSTLPAYLNALEGKGVHVVTVNDYLAKFQSEMMGRIHHFLGLTVGVILPSMRPDERRKAYACDITYGTNNELGFDYLRDNMASSLEECVQRSHNFAVVDEVDSILIDEARTPLIISGPTQDEVKWYAEFAKIAQKLTKDVDYEVDEKKRTISVLEDGITKVEDHLGIENLYESANTPLISFLHNSIKAKELFRNDKEYVVMEGEVLIVDEHTGRMLAGRRYNDGLHQAIEAKEGVKVREEYQTLATVTLQNYFRLYDKLSGMTGTAMTEASEFDKIYKLGVVPIPTNKPMQRKDQPDLVYRTEEAKYDAVVDDIVERHEKGQPVLVGTVSVEKSEYLHQQLTKRGVAHSVLNAKVHAEEAKIVALAGHKAAVTVATNMAGRGTDIMLGGSVEFLADAELRKQGLEPTGETAEEYDAAWPAMIEKIKEQVEKEHDEVKELGGLYVIGTERHESRRIDNQLRGRSGRQGDPGESRFYLSLQDELMRLFKSDWVDRVLLMLKIPDDVPIENKRVTNAIANAQGQVESQNFESRKNVLKYDDVMDRQRKVIYGERREVLEGVDLEEQVRTFIDDVVTGFVNGSLDEFAEQWDLEQLWTDLKQFWPVSISWKDLVEEAGTQAALEKAHLIDALKADAHAAYDRREEEVGEEVARELERRVLLSVLDRKWREHLYEMDYLREGIYLRAYSQRDPLVEYQREGFDMFAAMMDGIKEETVGFLFNLEVQVEDDEEEVHYHADGTRHAGPMHEGAFAEPPVGIGVGAGGEVDLASISSELKAPKVTAKGLDAPKQPQNLTYSAPDETGHEEVRGSGAVSNADDEFGDVGRNALCPCGSGKKYKRCHGAPGGATGYTTRVSG, from the coding sequence GTGCCAGTGATCATCGACAAGCTCCTCCGCATCGGAGAGGGCAAGATCCTCCGCCAGCTCGAGGGCATCGCGAAGGCCGTCAACGCCATCGAGGACGACTTCAAGGCGATGTCCGACGACGAGCTGCGGGGCATGACCGACGAGTTCCGCAAGCGCCTCTCCGAGGGCGAGGATCTCGACGACATCATGCCCGAGGCGTTCGCGACGGTCCGCGAGGCCGCGCGCCGGGTCCTCGGGCAGCGCCACTTCGACGTACAGATCATGGGCGGCGCCGCGCTGCACATGGGCAATATCGCCGAGATGAAGACCGGTGAGGGCAAGACCCTGGTCTCGACGCTGCCGGCGTACCTCAACGCGCTCGAGGGCAAGGGCGTCCACGTCGTCACGGTCAACGACTACCTGGCCAAGTTCCAGTCCGAGATGATGGGCCGGATCCACCACTTCCTGGGCCTCACGGTGGGCGTGATCCTGCCGAGCATGCGTCCTGACGAGCGGCGCAAGGCCTACGCCTGCGACATCACCTACGGCACCAACAACGAGCTCGGCTTCGACTACCTCCGCGACAACATGGCCTCCTCGCTCGAGGAGTGCGTGCAGCGCAGCCACAACTTCGCCGTCGTCGACGAGGTCGACTCGATCCTCATCGACGAGGCGCGGACCCCGCTGATCATCAGCGGTCCGACCCAGGACGAGGTCAAGTGGTACGCCGAGTTCGCCAAGATCGCACAGAAGCTCACCAAGGACGTCGACTACGAGGTCGACGAGAAGAAGCGCACGATCTCGGTCCTCGAGGACGGCATCACCAAGGTCGAGGACCACCTCGGCATCGAGAACCTCTACGAGTCGGCCAACACGCCGCTGATCTCGTTCCTGCACAACTCCATCAAGGCCAAGGAGCTGTTCCGCAACGACAAGGAGTACGTCGTCATGGAGGGCGAGGTGCTCATCGTCGACGAGCACACCGGCCGCATGCTCGCGGGACGCCGCTACAACGACGGCCTCCACCAGGCCATCGAGGCCAAGGAGGGGGTGAAGGTCCGCGAGGAGTACCAGACCCTCGCCACCGTCACCCTGCAGAACTACTTCCGCCTCTACGACAAGCTCTCCGGCATGACCGGTACGGCCATGACCGAGGCCTCCGAGTTCGACAAGATCTACAAGCTCGGCGTGGTCCCGATCCCGACCAACAAGCCGATGCAGCGCAAGGACCAGCCCGACCTCGTCTACCGCACCGAGGAGGCGAAGTACGACGCGGTGGTCGACGACATCGTCGAGCGCCACGAGAAGGGCCAGCCGGTCCTCGTCGGCACCGTGTCCGTCGAGAAGTCGGAGTATCTCCACCAGCAGCTGACCAAGCGCGGTGTCGCCCACTCGGTCCTCAACGCGAAGGTCCACGCCGAGGAGGCGAAGATCGTCGCCCTGGCCGGGCACAAGGCCGCCGTCACCGTCGCGACCAACATGGCCGGTCGTGGCACCGACATCATGCTCGGCGGCTCCGTCGAGTTCCTCGCCGACGCCGAGCTGCGCAAGCAGGGCCTCGAGCCGACCGGCGAGACCGCGGAGGAGTACGACGCCGCCTGGCCCGCCATGATCGAGAAGATCAAGGAGCAGGTCGAGAAGGAGCACGACGAGGTCAAGGAGCTCGGCGGCCTCTACGTCATCGGCACCGAGCGCCACGAGTCGCGCCGCATCGACAACCAGCTCCGCGGTCGTTCCGGCCGTCAGGGCGACCCCGGCGAGAGCCGGTTCTACCTGTCCCTGCAGGACGAGCTCATGCGGCTCTTCAAGTCCGACTGGGTCGACCGGGTCCTGCTCATGCTCAAGATCCCCGACGACGTCCCGATCGAGAACAAGCGGGTCACCAACGCGATCGCCAACGCCCAGGGCCAGGTCGAGTCACAGAACTTCGAGTCCCGCAAGAACGTCCTCAAGTACGACGACGTCATGGACCGCCAGCGCAAGGTGATCTACGGCGAGCGCCGCGAGGTCCTCGAGGGCGTCGACCTCGAGGAGCAGGTCCGCACCTTCATCGACGACGTCGTCACGGGCTTCGTCAACGGCTCGCTCGACGAGTTCGCCGAGCAGTGGGACCTCGAGCAGCTGTGGACCGACCTCAAGCAGTTCTGGCCGGTCTCGATCTCCTGGAAGGACCTGGTCGAGGAGGCCGGCACCCAGGCCGCGCTCGAGAAGGCGCACCTCATAGACGCGCTCAAGGCCGACGCGCACGCGGCGTACGACCGGCGTGAGGAGGAGGTCGGCGAGGAGGTCGCCCGCGAGCTCGAGCGCCGTGTCCTCCTCTCCGTGCTCGACCGCAAGTGGCGTGAGCATCTCTACGAGATGGACTACCTGCGCGAGGGCATCTATCTGCGCGCCTACTCCCAGCGCGACCCGCTGGTCGAGTACCAGCGCGAGGGCTTCGACATGTTCGCCGCCATGATGGACGGCATCAAGGAGGAGACGGTCGGCTTCCTCTTCAACCTGGAGGTCCAGGTCGAGGACGACGAGGAAGAGGTCCACTACCACGCCGACGGCACCCGGCACGCCGGCCCGATGCACGAGGGCGCGTTCGCCGAGCCCCCGGTCGGCATCGGCGTGGGCGCCGGCGGCGAGGTCGACCTGGCCTCGATCTCCTCCGAGCTCAAGGCCCCGAAGGTCACCGCCAAGGGCCTCGACGCTCCGAAGCAGCCGCAGAACCTCACCTACTCCGCGCCCGACGAGACCGGGCACGAGGAGGTCCGCGGCAGCGGCGCCGTGTCGAACGCCGACGACGAGTTCGGCGACGTGGGCCGCAACGCCCTGTGCCCCTGTGGCTCCGGCAAGAAGTACAAGCGCTGCCACGGCGCTCCCGGCGGGGCGACCGGCTACACCACCCGGGTCAGCGGCTGA
- a CDS encoding carboxypeptidase-like regulatory domain-containing protein: MRRALLVLLALVLMSATGPALARPARAAGTGSITGTVTVPAGYDVRGVQVFVSTTAHPTGFAAGAGSWVGPDGTFALTGLAPGTYHVAFGTFWSDMNPCSYGRDRWWSSPGVAAGSCNGTTLSGAGTVTITDGAATALGTTPLLTDFTPHRYGGRVVAAPGRSVAGVQVELWAASDGAWNLPADWYRLDSVPVRTLGADGAFSFDLPTVPNGLRLTLRFVAPGGSDYVFSFADSGLTGATTGAGGVAFGAGSVGLTALPLAAAADTDLGTRTLKTATTHVSGGVTISGTPEWGRTLTARSDVVWGDAGTGTVLQWLRNGVVVDGLTGPELVLDGLDDGWEVELSVRAVPDGFRAYPGPPIASAPVVVRNTTPFAAGAPRVTGTAATGSVLAASPGLWRPSVATYAHDYRWLRGGTTIAGAIGPTYRVTPADVGARIGVEVTTTRPADSGPGTPWFTGPGVARSVETASVAAGALPAGAVAAWPARKAGARARVGKRVRVSPPALSAEALALGARVGLQWYAGKRLLPGATGRTLKVRRAFRGKVVTVTATVTAPGYLPQTRTIRFGRA, from the coding sequence ATGCGACGTGCGCTGCTGGTCCTGCTCGCCCTGGTCCTGATGTCCGCGACGGGGCCGGCCCTGGCCCGCCCGGCCCGGGCGGCGGGGACCGGATCCATCACCGGGACCGTCACCGTCCCGGCCGGGTACGACGTCCGCGGGGTCCAGGTCTTCGTCAGCACGACCGCCCACCCGACCGGCTTCGCGGCGGGCGCGGGCTCCTGGGTCGGCCCAGACGGCACGTTCGCGCTCACCGGCCTGGCTCCGGGGACCTATCACGTCGCGTTCGGCACGTTCTGGTCGGACATGAACCCCTGCAGCTACGGCCGGGACCGCTGGTGGTCCTCCCCCGGGGTCGCGGCGGGCTCGTGCAACGGGACGACCCTGTCGGGGGCAGGCACCGTCACGATCACCGACGGCGCGGCGACGGCGTTGGGCACGACGCCGCTGCTCACCGACTTCACTCCCCACCGGTACGGCGGTCGGGTGGTCGCCGCCCCGGGGCGCAGTGTCGCGGGCGTGCAGGTCGAGCTGTGGGCGGCCAGCGACGGTGCCTGGAACCTGCCGGCCGACTGGTACCGCCTGGACAGCGTGCCGGTCCGGACCCTGGGCGCGGACGGCGCCTTCTCCTTCGACCTGCCGACCGTGCCCAACGGGCTCCGGCTCACGCTGCGGTTCGTCGCGCCGGGCGGCAGCGACTACGTCTTCTCCTTCGCCGACTCCGGGCTGACCGGCGCCACGACCGGCGCGGGCGGCGTGGCGTTCGGCGCCGGGTCGGTCGGGCTCACGGCACTCCCGCTGGCCGCGGCCGCCGACACCGACCTCGGGACCCGCACCCTCAAGACGGCCACGACCCACGTCAGCGGCGGGGTCACGATCAGCGGCACGCCCGAGTGGGGGCGCACCCTGACCGCCCGCTCCGACGTCGTGTGGGGCGACGCCGGGACCGGCACGGTCCTCCAGTGGCTGCGCAACGGGGTGGTGGTCGACGGCCTGACCGGGCCCGAGCTGGTCCTTGACGGACTCGACGACGGCTGGGAGGTCGAGCTGTCGGTGCGGGCGGTGCCCGACGGCTTCCGTGCCTATCCGGGCCCGCCGATCGCGTCGGCCCCGGTGGTGGTCCGCAACACCACGCCGTTCGCCGCCGGGGCACCGCGCGTCACGGGGACGGCAGCCACCGGCAGCGTGCTGGCCGCGTCACCCGGCCTCTGGCGCCCCTCCGTGGCGACCTACGCCCACGACTACCGGTGGCTGCGCGGCGGCACCACGATCGCGGGGGCCATCGGGCCGACGTACCGGGTGACGCCGGCGGACGTCGGTGCCCGGATCGGCGTCGAGGTGACCACGACCCGGCCGGCCGACAGCGGCCCGGGCACGCCCTGGTTCACCGGCCCCGGCGTGGCCCGCTCCGTCGAGACCGCGTCCGTGGCGGCGGGCGCGCTGCCGGCCGGCGCCGTCGCTGCGTGGCCGGCGCGGAAGGCCGGGGCGAGGGCCCGGGTCGGCAAGCGGGTCCGGGTGTCGCCGCCGGCCCTGTCCGCCGAGGCGCTCGCCCTCGGCGCGCGGGTCGGGCTGCAGTGGTACGCCGGCAAGCGGCTGCTGCCCGGGGCGACCGGTCGCACGCTGAAGGTGCGCCGGGCCTTCCGCGGGAAGGTGGTCACGGTGACCGCGACCGTGACCGCGCCGGGCTACCTGCCGCAGACCCGGACGATCCGCTTCGGGCGAGCCTGA
- a CDS encoding class I SAM-dependent methyltransferase has protein sequence MTTRPLPQDSINAYWTGRAPEYDDYQQRPERRDHDRAAWAEIFGAVLPPAPAEVLDLGTGSGYVALLLAGLGHHVTATDLSDGMLARAREHAARAERAPRFQQGDAVAPDFADASFDAITNRYLMWTLREPERALANWRRVLRPGGVLALVDSTWFPTGLDRDTATDFVELYDDGVRALLPLAAATSIDATRDVVASAGFDDVRVTPLQTILELDRRFGVAPDHEVQLQFLITARRT, from the coding sequence ATGACGACCCGGCCCCTGCCCCAGGACAGCATCAACGCCTACTGGACCGGCCGTGCGCCGGAGTACGACGACTACCAGCAGCGTCCCGAGCGCCGCGACCACGACCGCGCGGCCTGGGCGGAGATCTTCGGCGCGGTCCTGCCGCCGGCGCCGGCGGAGGTCCTCGACCTCGGCACCGGCAGCGGGTACGTCGCCCTGCTGCTCGCCGGACTCGGTCACCACGTCACCGCCACCGACCTGTCCGACGGGATGCTGGCGCGCGCCCGCGAGCACGCCGCCCGGGCCGAGCGGGCCCCGCGCTTCCAGCAGGGCGACGCCGTCGCCCCGGACTTCGCCGACGCGTCCTTCGACGCGATCACCAACCGGTACCTGATGTGGACCCTGCGCGAGCCGGAGCGCGCCCTCGCCAACTGGCGCCGCGTGCTGCGACCCGGGGGAGTGCTGGCGCTCGTCGACTCGACGTGGTTCCCGACCGGGCTCGACCGCGACACCGCCACCGACTTCGTCGAGCTCTACGACGACGGGGTCCGGGCGCTGCTGCCCCTCGCCGCCGCGACGTCGATCGACGCCACCCGCGACGTCGTCGCGTCAGCCGGGTTCGACGACGTGCGCGTCACCCCGCTGCAGACCATCCTCGAGCTGGACCGGCGCTTCGGCGTCGCCCCGGACCACGAGGTGCAGCTGCAGTTCCTCATCACCGCCCGCCGCACCTGA
- a CDS encoding folylpolyglutamate synthase/dihydrofolate synthase family protein — protein sequence MNDPDARPAETFAEAEDALLSRWPETRLEPSLDRIRAFTELLGDPQRAYRSVHLTGTNGKTSTSRMIDALLRALDLRTGRFTSPHVERMSERISIDGEPLDDEAFVRAFNDIAPYTHLVDRAEDHPLSFFETVVGMAYAAFADAPVDVAVVEVGMGGSWDATNVIDADVAVVTPISVDHADYLGGTAVEIAREKAGIIKPGSIAVLAQQSAEVAAVLLERIAEVGATVAREGLEFGVVSRAPAVGGQVVTLQGLRGRYDDLFLPLYGAHQAQNAATALAAVEALVGGEEPLGDDIVRGALAEITSPGRLEVIRRSPTIVLDAAHNPHGAQATAAALEDSFQFDPLIGVIGVMGDKDAEGLLAAFEPHLAHVVVTQNATARALPADQLAVVAREVFGDDRVSVVPLLADAIDAAAARAEAAGSDALSSGAVLVTGSVVTVGEARLLLGGRK from the coding sequence ATGAACGATCCCGACGCGCGCCCAGCCGAGACCTTCGCCGAGGCCGAGGACGCCCTCCTGTCCCGGTGGCCCGAGACCCGGCTGGAGCCCTCGCTCGACCGGATCCGCGCCTTCACCGAGCTGCTCGGCGACCCGCAGCGCGCCTACCGGTCGGTGCACCTCACCGGCACCAACGGCAAGACGTCGACCTCGCGGATGATCGATGCACTGCTGCGCGCCCTCGACCTGCGCACCGGCCGGTTCACCAGCCCGCACGTCGAGCGGATGAGCGAGCGGATCAGCATCGACGGCGAGCCGCTGGACGACGAGGCCTTCGTCCGGGCGTTCAACGACATCGCGCCGTACACCCATCTGGTCGACCGGGCCGAGGACCACCCGCTCAGCTTCTTCGAGACCGTCGTCGGGATGGCCTACGCCGCCTTCGCCGACGCGCCGGTCGACGTCGCCGTCGTCGAGGTCGGGATGGGCGGCTCCTGGGACGCCACCAACGTCATCGACGCCGATGTGGCGGTCGTGACCCCGATCTCCGTCGACCACGCCGACTACCTCGGCGGCACCGCGGTCGAGATCGCCCGGGAGAAGGCGGGCATCATCAAGCCCGGCTCGATCGCGGTGCTCGCCCAGCAGAGCGCGGAGGTCGCCGCCGTCCTGCTCGAGCGGATCGCGGAGGTCGGCGCCACGGTCGCCCGCGAGGGCCTGGAGTTCGGCGTCGTCTCCCGCGCGCCCGCCGTCGGCGGCCAGGTCGTCACGCTCCAGGGCCTCCGCGGCCGGTACGACGACCTCTTCCTGCCGCTCTACGGTGCTCACCAGGCGCAGAACGCCGCGACCGCCCTCGCCGCGGTCGAGGCGCTCGTCGGTGGCGAGGAGCCGCTCGGCGACGACATCGTCCGCGGGGCCCTCGCCGAGATCACCTCGCCCGGCCGGCTGGAGGTGATCCGCCGCAGTCCCACGATCGTGCTCGACGCGGCCCACAACCCGCACGGTGCGCAGGCCACGGCGGCGGCGCTGGAGGACTCCTTCCAGTTCGACCCGCTCATCGGCGTCATCGGTGTGATGGGGGACAAGGACGCCGAGGGCCTGTTGGCCGCCTTCGAGCCGCACCTCGCGCACGTCGTCGTGACCCAGAACGCCACTGCGCGGGCGCTACCCGCCGACCAGCTCGCCGTCGTCGCGCGCGAGGTGTTCGGCGACGACCGGGTGAGCGTGGTCCCCCTGCTCGCCGACGCCATCGACGCCGCGGCCGCCCGGGCCGAGGCGGCCGGCAGCGACGCGCTCAGCTCGGGCGCCGTCCTCGTCACCGGCTCCGTCGTGACCGTCGGTGAGGCCCGCCTGCTGCTGGGAGGCCGCAAGTGA
- a CDS encoding glycoside hydrolase family 43 protein yields the protein MRSRGVAVTAALVVVALVAAACGSGEASPPEPDGTAAEAPLIPEPSALPTALPSDVLAGEMQDLAQLAERLAQELPAQRRPEPVRIAGGSSRWQPGEAYRGVFADPDIVRHRGRWYAYATNTSHLRLPTLTSRDLVTWTPLATSGGGRVDPIEVAGWVRSRDGGRDLWAPGVGKVGDGWTAAYSAPAGTQGGQRHNCIGLTRGPSPAGPFRPVGEPLCYGEAQLGVIDPDVFVDEDGVPWLLWKFSGIVNRRPAGLFVRQLNPDGTGFADGSQTRELLTLDRAWEGDTIENPSMVQFRGVTYLFYSGNSWERADYATGYAICAGPEGPCVRQNGGEPLLSTGSTGRLGPGGASAFVHRGSLRLVYHAWDQVGRQRQLHIAGLWQRDDGTLEIVDPG from the coding sequence ATGCGCAGCAGGGGCGTCGCGGTCACGGCCGCGCTGGTGGTCGTCGCGCTGGTCGCGGCCGCCTGCGGCTCCGGCGAGGCGTCCCCGCCCGAACCTGACGGCACCGCCGCAGAGGCGCCGCTCATCCCGGAGCCGAGCGCGCTCCCCACGGCGCTGCCGAGCGACGTGCTGGCCGGCGAGATGCAGGACCTCGCGCAGCTCGCCGAGCGGCTCGCCCAGGAGCTCCCGGCGCAGCGCCGGCCGGAGCCGGTCCGGATCGCGGGTGGCAGCTCGCGGTGGCAGCCCGGCGAGGCGTACCGCGGGGTGTTCGCGGATCCGGACATCGTGCGGCACCGGGGCCGCTGGTACGCCTATGCCACCAACACCTCGCACCTGCGGCTGCCGACGCTCACCTCGCGCGACCTGGTCACCTGGACCCCGCTCGCCACCAGCGGCGGCGGCCGGGTCGACCCGATCGAGGTCGCCGGCTGGGTGCGCAGCCGCGACGGCGGGCGCGACCTGTGGGCACCCGGCGTCGGCAAGGTCGGCGACGGCTGGACGGCGGCCTACTCCGCACCCGCCGGCACCCAGGGCGGACAGCGGCACAACTGCATCGGCCTCACCCGCGGGCCGTCACCCGCGGGTCCGTTCCGTCCGGTGGGCGAGCCGCTCTGCTACGGCGAGGCACAGCTGGGTGTCATCGATCCCGACGTGTTCGTCGACGAGGACGGCGTCCCGTGGCTGTTGTGGAAGTTCTCGGGGATCGTCAACCGGCGTCCGGCGGGGCTGTTCGTCCGGCAGCTCAACCCCGACGGCACCGGCTTCGCCGACGGATCGCAGACCCGGGAGCTGCTCACCCTCGACCGGGCGTGGGAGGGCGACACGATCGAGAACCCGAGCATGGTGCAGTTCCGCGGCGTCACCTATCTCTTCTACTCCGGCAACTCCTGGGAGCGCGCCGACTACGCGACCGGCTACGCGATCTGCGCCGGTCCCGAGGGACCCTGCGTGCGCCAGAACGGCGGCGAGCCGCTGCTCTCCACCGGGTCGACCGGACGCCTCGGGCCCGGCGGGGCGAGCGCGTTCGTGCACCGGGGGTCGCTGCGGCTCGTCTACCACGCCTGGGACCAGGTCGGCCGCCAGCGCCAGCTGCACATCGCCGGCCTGTGGCAGCGCGACGACGGCACCCTCGAGATCGTCGACCCAGGCTGA
- a CDS encoding ABC transporter ATP-binding protein, which produces MIVAEDLHFGYDARPVLHGVGLEARPGRVLGLLGPNGSGKTTALRMLYGSLRPARGRVTLGGRPLTTLRPREVAQRIAVVVQESDADTMLTVREMVTLGRLPRLGTFQRAGAADREAIEAALARVGAAHLAARAYADLSGGERQRVLVARALAQEAEFLLLDEPTNHLDIRYQHEVLGLVREVATSAVVVLHDLNLAARYCDDLVLLDRGRVAAAGPPDLVLDPDLLERVYGIGVTRTDAAGYPQLLFHPLAATSERLTA; this is translated from the coding sequence ATGATCGTCGCCGAGGACCTGCACTTCGGGTACGACGCCCGCCCGGTGCTGCACGGTGTGGGGCTCGAGGCCCGGCCGGGCCGGGTGCTCGGCCTGCTCGGGCCCAACGGCAGCGGCAAGACGACCGCCCTGCGGATGCTCTACGGGTCGCTGCGCCCGGCCCGTGGCCGAGTCACCCTCGGCGGACGTCCGCTGACGACGCTGCGGCCGCGGGAGGTGGCGCAGCGCATCGCCGTCGTGGTGCAGGAGTCCGACGCCGACACCATGCTCACGGTGCGCGAGATGGTCACCCTGGGCCGCCTGCCGCGGCTGGGCACCTTCCAGCGCGCCGGCGCCGCCGACCGGGAGGCGATCGAGGCCGCGCTCGCCCGGGTCGGTGCCGCGCACCTCGCCGCCCGGGCCTACGCCGACCTGTCCGGCGGCGAGCGGCAGCGGGTCCTGGTCGCCCGGGCCCTGGCCCAGGAGGCGGAGTTCCTGCTCCTCGACGAGCCGACCAACCACCTCGACATCCGCTACCAGCACGAGGTGCTCGGCCTGGTCCGCGAGGTCGCGACCAGCGCGGTCGTCGTCCTGCACGACCTCAATCTCGCGGCCCGCTACTGCGACGACCTGGTGCTCCTGGACCGTGGCCGGGTCGCGGCCGCCGGCCCTCCGGACCTGGTCCTCGACCCGGACCTCCTCGAACGCGTCTACGGCATCGGTGTGACCCGCACCGACGCCGCCGGCTACCCCCAGCTGCTCTTCCACCCGCTCGCCGCCACCTCCGAGAGGCTCACCGCATGA
- a CDS encoding DUF4233 domain-containing protein — translation MNDEIPHPTPDAPVDPEREKSPRRGMCAAVLTLEAIAVGLSTPVMIGISDIRPAVALPLGLGLAVLCVLVAGMLRRESAYALGHVLQVGAVALGFLAPLMFVIGGIFALLWGSAYGLGRKIENERAAAFAAYDEGRDSDGA, via the coding sequence GTGAACGACGAGATCCCTCACCCGACACCGGACGCGCCGGTCGACCCCGAGCGGGAGAAGTCGCCCCGCCGCGGGATGTGCGCCGCCGTCCTTACCCTCGAGGCGATCGCGGTCGGCCTGTCCACCCCGGTGATGATCGGCATCTCCGACATCCGGCCCGCCGTCGCGCTGCCGCTCGGCCTGGGGCTGGCCGTCCTGTGCGTCCTGGTCGCCGGGATGCTGCGCCGCGAGTCGGCGTACGCCCTCGGGCACGTGCTGCAGGTCGGCGCCGTCGCCCTCGGCTTCCTCGCCCCGCTCATGTTCGTGATCGGCGGCATCTTCGCCCTGCTCTGGGGGAGCGCCTACGGCTTGGGGCGCAAGATCGAGAACGAGCGGGCCGCCGCGTTCGCGGCCTACGACGAGGGCCGGGATTCAGATGGTGCGTGA